The Lagopus muta isolate bLagMut1 chromosome 6, bLagMut1 primary, whole genome shotgun sequence sequence TGTTACAACCACAGAAACCAtcttcagatttaaaaataaagcacaaattTGGTCTTGAGAACAGTAGTGGTAGGGCTGGGCTATCTGATCCATCTGCAATAAACATTTTAACTAGGGAAAATAAACAAGCCAAAATCCAGAAGACTTCAACCCAAATTGCTCACCCGACTGTCATCTTTCAGCTCATGCTGAGCGtacaacacagcagcagcaggacactgTCTGAGGAGCTGGTCAATGGACTCCTCGTGCTTGCCCAGACGGGTACTGCAGAGAACACGAACGGTGAGGCCAACATTGCCAGCCTCTGCCAGAGGCTCCAGGataggcagagctgcagttgtATCTATTGACTGACCACATAAAATGgactaaacaacaacaacaaaaaagattgTTTGGATTTAACACGAGTTTTGCAAAACACTGCTAACCATAAACTTAGAGCAACCTTACTTACAATACTTATAAAGTAATACTTATTCTAATAGACAGTATTAAGAACTGAGAAATCTGAGTACACAGTTAATAGCAAAGGTAAGTATCACTGTTGTTGATGTGTCAcgtcagtgtttttttctttcatgatttAAGGGGTCTTTTAGTTCAACTTGGATAAATTGAGGGGGGCAGGCTGCTAGAAAAAGTTGTTAACACATGCATGAACATCTGCAGAACAGATTTGAGCTGTGAATAGCAAGGTTTGGGGATTTCATACCTGTAGCTTTGAAATATCTTCAGGACAATCTTTATCAAGTGGAGATTCCATTGACATTATGAAAGTAACCCATGGGAAAATGGACCCAAAATGATCACAGGAGTTTATCTACAAAAGCAATATAGAAGTTGtaataaaaagaagtatttttattagtGAGTTCCACATCAACCGTCCCACTCCCcacaagcacagaaaacttTGTTCTCAAATAGCACTTATTATTTCCTCTAATtcatagaattaaaaaataaatcagcttgaaacttctatttatttctgtatttcagatttttcattcaAAGTATCTTACAATTCATCACCCTGGTATTTCCTCATTTTATCGGTTTTgcaaaatttttgtttgttacagaaaaaaaaaaaaaaaaccacctggaaaattctgtttcattccAGCCTTGATCTGAAATATCCAGAACTGTGACACTCCTGTtgagtgtattttaaaatatccttaAAGAACAAGACTCTCCAAAACCAGCAAAACCTGTCTGGTAAGCAGACACTACATTATTTACTCTCAGGCATGCTTCTTTTAAGAGGCTGCAACgctataatgtgatggaaagcacagtcATATCAGCAGGATGGCAAAGCCTTTGGCAGCAGCAAATGAAGACAAGCCCAAATacagcagctgtgggcacagaaacagagcaaaaaacTTCTTACCTTTTGGAAGACCTCTGCAAGATTCCCTCACCTCCActaccaacccttaaatgaggtctggaaagggatggatcctggctccaccccttccatcAACCAGGTACACTGCAttcacctgagctcccctgggctggccctgcctcccaccaggtgctccatcactggttcaggccatgactcagcatttctaCTCCAAATTGTCCACCATCCAAATACTAAGTAATTGGACAGCTTTAGATGGACAGTACAGTCATAAAACTTCTGAGTTACCAGATCCTCTGTTGTTTTCAGTGGTTTAGTCTCAGGGAGTTGCTTCTTTGATATCCTCCAAACATACTGATAAGTAACCctcaataagaggtccaggtCCAAACTGCGTGTTGGGTCAGTGACTTCAGAACACCATGCCATTTATCTgaacagtgaaagaaacattCTGATGAAACCTGCAGTTACTGTACACGTGACATAGATTTTACTATGTGTTTACTAGCCAGTAAACAAAGAAGGTGTTGTGAAAATTCACTGACTAGAATGTCAGTGAAATACTTTACTAAACACCTTTGAAACAATGATCAAAACAAGCTGCACAATATCCAACTCAAAGTGCTTTTGAAGGTAATGTGACAACATACTATTTCCACTTTAACAACAGTGGAGAAATGATGTCTGTACAAACTAAACAATTTACATAAGAAATATAAAGACctaggaagaaaattcagaCTTCTAGACCTCTACTTGTAGAAATTAtctttccttcatctttctggAAGCACTGTTTTTAATACTGAAcaatgaaatgatttttaaggttGAGCTGTTTTTGTAGTAGtcaaattaaaaccaaaactcCACAACTAAAACACTAAACACTTGATTCTCATTTATATAGCATCCATGCAATGGAAGAGAGGGTGAGCTGGACCGTTTGAGCCAGATGATatccagaggtcctttccaaactcaaccattctgtgaatgtgtattttttcagcttctctgtaACATGGCAATTTCACCTCACCTTGCTGCAAATGGTTGGAAAGCAGGTGAGAGATCCTACACAACACTGTTGAAACAGCATTCCACAGTTCCCACCCGGTATTTCAAAAAGCTGCTAACTCAAAGCTACCCAAAGCTTTTACTTCTGAAGCTTGACACCTAATTCTGGGATATCAACTCTCTCTCAGGAAAAGCCCACGCCACAAGCTCTGTAACCTTTGACTATTCAACACTCCTGATCAGCCTTAAGAAGCAGCAATTTACCGACTGATCTCAGTCTAAATCCACATATGAACATCTATGACTGATTTActaacattttttcccctgttaaCATGGAATTCTTACTTTGATAGCACTCAAGTAGGTTCTGATCTAGACAGTAACAATTGAGTGCTTTAATTTAAGAGAAGATTAGAAATTGTATAGGGAGACTGCATACAGAAACTTTGGCTTGTATGCACTGCGTAAGGCAATTTTATAAGGGTTGTTTGCATACAGAAGGTAAGCTTTTGTGGGCACACTGCATGTATTGATTACAGATGGAGAGGCGGAAAAATGCTACCACACAACCCTGCCATAATGGTGAAGAGCATTGACTCTGCTAAGCTCCAGtatactgcatttcatttgtaaGAATTAATATCTTCAAATCCTTTGTTTATTGATAAGGCTTTGCAAAGACAGCACCATCCCACCGTATATCAGCCCTGGATCCTACTGTTAATGCAGATGTTCAAGTGGAACCTACacagaaaatgaggagaaagagaagcaacTGAAAGgttattttactgtaaaatacAACCACAAGACAACCCATCGACCTGGGATTTACAAAAAGTGGATAATTCATGCTCTTGGTATACCTTACCTCTTTGTGGGAGTTCATCTCACGTTCGTACATCGTAAGGTCTCCCATTTTCAGAGCCATGAAAGCCTTAGTAAGCATAAGGACCACTGATGGCATAATGTCTTCCACTTTACAAAGATACTTCACAGCTGTAAGAGGACATACATTCTTCATGCAGGGACTGCAGATGATATGAGGCAGCTGCATAGGGTCAGCAAGATAGAATATTCGGAGAACTTTATCTGCcaattcctattaaaaaaaaaaagccattttagtttcaatatttcacagaatcacacaatcactgAATGACTGGATTGGAacaggattggaagggactttaaggatcacgaatctccaacctccctgccacatgcagggctaccaacctccccatttcatactataccaggctgcccaaagccccatccaatctggccaTTTCCAAATACACAGACTCTTATGGCCTAAGATAGAAGCAAATACAGCTTAGCTATGAAATCACAGtgcttttcctgcctttcctcCCTGTCAGTGAAACTAAATGAGCCAAGAGTGAAACTCTGAAGAGCTAGAACCATCCACCACACTGAGTCAGTTTTACCAGCCAGTACAATCTGTCCATGATCAAAAAACAGTTTGTAGTGTTGCAGAAAAGAGGAACGAAAGAAATCTGAGACAGAACTTTCCTAGCATGGAAGTATCTGTGTACATTAGTAACATGCATCATGACAGCCAGATCCTTATGTTTCGTGATAGCATTGCAGCTGTTGCTTGCTATTttgttaaaatgagaaaataaaaaccatgtgaaaaacaataattgTAAAACTTAGAAAGCAGTGCAGTATATCAATagaaattgtaattaaaatttcataTATCGTTCATAAAATCAGAACTAGAtcaatagattaaaaaaaaaaaaaaaaaaccacttgtTTTTACCTTGCTTAATTCTTCATTTAACTCTTCATTAAGAGAGtgagttaaataaaatattaaccCTCTTTCATAGGTCTGTATTTCATCACTTTCTGAAGCTAGCCGCTCCAAAACTTCAGCCACAGACAAACCTGACATTCGGTAGTATGGCAAAGCCAGGTGGTAATCCTTTGTGTCAAACCTGAAAGCAACAGACTGGAAGTGAAAAAGAGTAAGTAAAGGGACACTTCTGATGCTGTTGGTAAGAACTAAAGTAACACCTAACAGTTGTAGACACACCAGTATCTGCAAGCACATGCTATTACTCAAGGTGACATTGTATTCTGTGTCAGATTGACAATAAAAACAATAGAGACGGCACAGAGGACCAGATtaaactgcagagaaacatgAAATATACGCACAATACCAATGTACAGTAGCAAAGAACGATGGACTTTTATTTTTAGGCTAGATTACTGGAAACAAGAGCTCATCTATGTCATCTGACATCTAAAACATACCTGCTGTAGCAGTCTCCTAAGAAGGCACAACTTTCTCTGAATGCTCTCAGAAGTTCTTCTTTGTCATCTGATTTAAAGAAACTAGGGTCCATTATTGGTGCTCTGACTAGTAAGTGAGCCTCACTTAGGAGATGGATGCAAGTCTCAGTTCTTACATTTTCATAAGTTCTACTATAATCTACCTAGAACAGACACAGGATATACTTAGGGTGCTGGTAAAAACAATGCACAGGAAGAATTCTTGAGAGGGCAGCAGCCATTTGAAATAGGATTATGGGCTATTCACAAGAAATACATTACTGTATACTCAGCACAGAGATTAATAGTACTTATTTTCAGTcaatcaaaaccaaaagcagGAGGTAGCAATACCATTTCTCTGTAAAGTTGGATGGTTGAAACAGTGTTTATAATATACAAATTCCAGCCAGGCTCCAACTCAGAAATGGTTCTGGATCTGTTGTTATCAGCCTTTCTGGAactagagaaaaggaaaagatttgaGTTGTCAATGTTTAAATAAACACTATGcagccaaaagaaaataaatcaatcatATGACAAATCCATAAACAGATATGTTTGCAGGCTAGTAAACACTTGGCAGTTAAATTATAAATTCAAATCATAATTAATGTCTAAGGATAAATAGGCACTTTCATACAGAATGGCTAGAAACTAATACATACAATGGTTAGAAACCAGTACATAAGAAGCTTACAAGCTGAATAACTGAAATTAATTAAGATGCTCACTCTTTTTGTAAAGATTTACCACACTTCTGCCCCTGCATCTAAATACAAGTGTCTGCTAAGATACGATGTAAGAAAGTACCTGAACACTTTTACTCTAGCACATTGGCTGGGTCTTCAACTGCCTGACTTTAAAGGACCACAGAGAAACagtgaagaaacagaacagtaaGCAGTTGATCTAGgatctctctctcctttttggTGGTGAAGTACACTAGGTACTACAAGCAGCACTTGTCCAACAAACTCTCTTTGCAGAAGGCAAAAtgtgtttcctttgtttccttctcaaaTGTCAACTACAAACTTCTAGAAATTGTTTCAGAGAGAGAAACTACAGCATTTTGAATTACTAGTTCTCTTTTACCAGCTTAACATTGTCTTCTCTTTAATAAGGTTTGTTCTATGCTTTAGGAAAGACTAGTTCTAATAATTACAACCAACTACAGCTGTTCAACTGTTAATGGGCTTTAGCAAATGTGATTTCTCAACTGAACTCCTCTAAACAATGAACAACCCTCAAAGAATGGGAAAGGTAGATCTCACAGAAACAGTCATAAATGTACCTGGCTACATCCATACAACAAGAGTATATCTGACTGAAGTCTGGTCCTTCTTTTGTCATTACTATGATGATGTTCACAACTTTCTAAGATCCTTTAGCCAAACGTACGTTATTCTCATTTTATGCTACACCATAGTTTGTTAGACCATAGGTTCACTATGCctatatatttttgtttctaaatataagtatttatttcttctgagtAGCAGATATTCTTCATAATATTGTTTCAACATTACTTATGAAAGTTGTTTCTGACAATCTTGATTTCAACCATTTGTGATaccatcttcttttcttctatgttaTTTAATACTGCAGAAGTCAAAAATCGGTGCTtgatttatgcttttgtttacTACCTGAGAATTATGCTCAAAAAGTCCTTCTGCAGAGGACTCTCTCTTCAATTCCAACACCTGAAAATTCAGCATTGTACATAAAGTTACAAATCCCATCTCCCCAGAAGATACAAATTCTTACAGCATCCTTCTTGAAGGCTTTCGTCTTTCAGTAATATCTTCAGTATCAGCCTTAGTCAGAAGAATTATATGGTTTTTGTAATGACAGATAGCTCTTGGCCCTATAAAAAGCTGCATTCGTAACGTGCAGACATCCAATGTGACTGGTGGACAAGCCTACAAAAGAAAGTGAGCACTTTGTAATTTTGGTTAGCATGTACTTTGAGtctttaattgaaaaaaaaaaaaaagtgaaaagatatAATCTTTGTCTAATAATACGACACTAAAAACATTCACAGGCTTTCCTAGCTTTGAGTGCTTCATTgaagcaagaataaaaatattcaaacatCAACTCCTCGTAACAATGGGTACAAGAAATCGCTTCACTCTTTGAAGCAGTTGCACATTTTTAACTGTGTCTCAAAATACCTGAACCTTGGCTGGGTCACCTAACATGGAAAAGTTAATACCAAGTAGTTCGATTTTGGCCAAGATGTAAGACTGTCTGATAGAGTTATAAAAGTCCTGATTGTAGTTGCTTACgttataaaaatgtattacaCACAGAAATACTATATTTGCTTACCTACTATTACATTTCATGCCCAGTATTACATCCTGATTCATTCAGTGTGCACTTTCAGCCAAAAATTACCATATCCTCTACACTGGactaaaaactgaaaaaaaagcaatctcaTTTGcccagaaatattttgaatttatagcattaagataaatatttacaaattaaCATGCACAGTGCAGCAAGGAGAGACAGCATCGTGTTTTACATGTACCCTGCTTTTTGAAGAAATTCACACCAGGACAGGGATGCCCCTAAGGGACTGCAGCCCCTGGAAGACCCTTTGCCAGGCAAGCTGTGGTGTGGACAACCACAAGGGCTGCAGGCTTCCATCATGTGCACATTTTCTCAGCCTCCTGAGGCTGCCTGTTGCCAGGCTGAAGGAATTGTGAGGGACATGTTTCCAGAACATAAGCTCTGGAAACACATGCAGACCTGAGTCTGAGAAAGGGACAGGTTCTTTCATGTGTTTGAAAATGGAGGTCAGAGAACGTTTGGCTCTTGAAATTTCTGTAATACAACTGCTCTGTGGTTTCTTTATGTCTGCTGTCTACATACTCAAATAAAATCCATGAAGGTCAGCTTAAAATACTCTTCATTCTCAACTGCTCTGgtatttttattaacatttgtTCCAATTTTTGTAATCGAGCAGATTTTTACAGCAAAGCAATCTGAGGAAGGGGCAAAATCTAGAACTTTGATGATTAAAAGCCCtcctcttcaaaaaaaaaaaaaaaaaaaaaaaaaagaaaaaagaaccaacacaaaaaccaacacattaTCAGGTAGGCAGACATGTTCAAATGTTTACACTCCTCTTAAGAAAACTGCCAGTTCAAAGACACCcgagaaagggaacaaaaataaaaaagaagaaagagagaaaagaccaAAGTTTAAGTTTCAAGACAGGCCGGTTCTGCAAACATCGTCAGCCGCAATATGGGAAATCTCTGCTCCCTCCATTCAGATTTATACAGGAGAGTATGATTTTTGTTCTAAGTGTACATGATTTTAcaggtttttaaaatattctattaatCCTCTAGAATCTTAAACAGCAATAATAGATTGCAGCGATACACCTGCAGACCATTAAATTAGAATATGCCACAGGCTGatgtaaaatattaattttggaTGTTATTTGTCATAGCGAATAGAAACAAATGGGATTTCAGTATGAAACACAACTGCCATATTGCTTCTCcattcttttagaaaaaatatgagATATGCACCTTCACAGTTGTATCAATGCATGGATCTTCATcgcgagctgctgctgcactgcaccgCACTGTGTAACACTGGAGGCTCtcacaaagaggaaagaagaaacactgatgaagaaaaaaaaaagaaaacttgaattAACCCAGCACAAAAACTAGACAGAATCAGCTCTGTGATGCAGACAGATGGGCATTCTGCACTAAAACATTAATCCACCCAGAATGACCGAAGAGGCTGCGAAGGACTCATAAATGAgccaaagaggaaaatatattaaaaaaaaaaaaaaagttaccttgTAATGACATGCAGGAACTGTGGAGTAAGAACTGCCTGCTCTGACCTCTCCGAGTACTGGTAAGTAGAAATCAGTTCTACTAACTTCCCAACAGAGTAGAGATATCCAACatgaggcaaagaaaaaaagcagaagagactCAGTAGTTCTCTCTTCTCAGTTTCCTCATTTGCTGTCATAGAACTCCCTAGACATAACAATAAAAAAGGCATCTCATATACTTCATAAATCAAAaccattctgtttctttgtgaCCTGATGCCTAAACTACACTCTCAGACGTGCCCAAGTTCCAGACCAGTTTTATTAGTAGCTATTGAAAGGAATATGAACAACAGCATATCAGCAGGTAACAATCAATTTGTTATCTCATCAGAAGTAATTTACAACAGAAGCATGGATGTACTCACAAGTGAAGAATTTCCATAGATCGAACAGCACATGgaaactgggaaaaaagaaactgggaaaaagaggggagatctaGATGAGATATAAAGAAGTTTTTACAGTAAGGTTGGTGAGGTACTGACACAGGCTGGCCAGAGaggtgccctgtccctgcagacgTGCAAGgtaaggctggatggggctgtaaGCACCTGATCAACCTGTGGGCATCTccattcactgcaggggagttggaccaaaTGACttttaagtgtcccttccaactcaagcaattctatgattctataattccagGCAGAGTCATTAGAACTAAATGTCCATGAATGGAATGAGCAGCCTGATCATTCTTAGGTAGGCAAAGCCTGTGTTCAGATTCTACAGACTTTCTTGTTGAAGTCTATAAATCACAAGGGAAAAGTTAGCTGGAGTTGAATAACAAAtatcaactcttggaaagggtagataactgcaggacaaggggaaatggtttgaagtcGAGGGAGGGAAAATGTagggttggatgtcaggggaaaattctttactgttagagtggtgaggtgctggagaagCTGCCCAGACAGACTGCaaatgccccatccatccctggaggtgctcaaggccaggttggatggggccctgggcagcctggtctggtacgaaatggggaggttggtggccctgcacgtggcaggggggttggagattcgtgatccttgaggtcccttctgaccctgaccattctgtgaaGTAGCTTCTTCATTTCAGTCACCTGCAGCTTAAATATGGCTTTGCTACCAGAAAACTAGAAACTGGGTGAGCAGGAAAGACAATCTGatataaagcatttttccaTGGTTATGTTGAGGCTTGAGTGAGTGCATCTTAGTGAACCCCTAAAATTAGTTTTCACCCCCTTCTATTTTAAAGCTTGAAATAGAGATAACCTGTACCTTAATACTAAGATTTACTTCTCTGATGTCTGCTATTAACTCTGAGAGGCATCCTAATATCATACAATAACACTGAGGATAACTTTATTTATGCGACATAAAAAGTGTCTCTTTCGTGATACAAAATCAATCACTGAGAACCACTGAGAGTAGTCTTTGAATAGACTTCCTCCTTCAGTGTTGCTAACTGGTATTTTAACTCATACTGCACCCCCACATGTGCGCTTACCTGTCTGGTAAACAGGGAGGAACTGAACAGAGTGCAGCTTCGTCTCttcacaaaagccaaaagggGACTGGTCTGGTGTAAAACGCttggagggaaaaaacacaacatgGGAAGTCAGTAAGAAGCTATCATCTACTCCACGCAAGTAAACAGCAACAGCTGTAACACCCAGAGTTGATGTTTTTATACTCAACTATCCTTCATTCCTATTGCTCATACAGTTATCTTAGCAAGGCCAAGAAACACGTAGCACAGCTAGAGGCAACTACCTCAAGTTTTTGCAACCAAAAATCCTTTCTTTGCTCCTCCACAAGTCATGCATTCAATGCTGGGATCTGATGAATGTCACGgagttatctctagatctgtGTCCATGACAGGAGGAGACAGGCCCACAGGCCCAGAAAAGAGGAGGGGAGTGTCAATGGTTTCGGGCCGTTTCAGCCCAATTCTGTGACTAATGGGGCTGGGGACCCAGAGACCCACAccttaagaaagggaaaagggggaagggcagggagatgggcctaCAAAtgaacagtggcaacaatctgaggaggaaagttaatttactatatttgatattggaatgcaagataacacaatataatacaatgtATAATTAGAACCgaggctaataaatcaaataaaatgaggcagagagagtgtccaaaaccaaaggccttatTGAAAttgaactgaaagcaaaatggcTGGGGAGCAAGCCACACACGCCGccaggcagcaaaaaaaaagagaccagTCCCGTGACCTGCAAGGAGTTTTATCTCCctctctgaatgcaaagtcctctggggtatgcagttcttctcttctgagaatcGGGTACCTGGAAAATTGGCAGTCCACAGAAATGGGGCATTAACTCCTTAACTCCCGGTGCTTTTCATGATGTTATGACGTGGAGTACCGATAACAAAAATGGTAAAGCCATGACAGTGCTGAACACACACTAAAATGGATCTGAACCattatttaacttctttttttcccccatccctTCTTCAACTGAACACAATGTAACATGGCGCAGCCCTCAGTCCTACTTTTCCTTCCTATTGCATCTcatccttttccttgctttgctttggaatTCACAGCTGGACTGCAATACCAATGCTTCAACAGTTTTAGATAAAAGTTTAAAGGATTTGATTACTAACAAAACCAAAGGTGCTGTTTTTTAGGGCTGAAGATACTTAGTAAACTCCCCGTTCCCAGCTGCACAAAgggagaactttttttttgggTAAAAAGTACTTAAGTAACCATGGCTTCAGCTGGAGTTGAACCccacagaacaaacaagcagaaggcagtgccttGATCGCTGTCAGGACTGGTGATTATTTCTGACTGTCACATTTTGTAGTAGGCTTGTtgtaaatattaagaaaattgcACACAAGTTACTCCAGAATAAGGTGTGTAAAACTGCTCTGCTAGTTTGGCATGAAAGTATAAGAACTGTGGGTGGCCAaatgctggaaaaggctgcccagtaAGGAGCTACTCGAACTCAGCTGGATCGAGTCCTGGAAAGCCTAGTCCAGCTGATCCTGCCCAAGCAAGGAGATGTTAAGGAGAGAGACTCAgcaagtcccttccaatctaaatgATTTTGTCATCCAGTATGCTGAGAAAATACCATCCCTCCTGATACATCACAAGCGAAGCTGTCACGTGTGCCCTTCATGGAATACGAGGATGTACAATGAAAAC is a genomic window containing:
- the LOC125694613 gene encoding Hermansky-Pudlak syndrome 3 protein-like, whose translation is MGRLSRQKGAGGASRGTELRSALQLAQSRLYDLHPFGSQRVVPCKQEPAQFCRGRDVLFVASAAASCGVEVFAVRREGRCEPLGSFATLGPVLRMAHSRAGIKDEDLAAHSLQLELDEFVICQKPVELLGEESKLCKIPITLESTELSTEGKKHFQVQYLLFRRFTPDQSPFGFCEETKLHSVQFLPVYQTGKRTCGANEETEKRELLSLFCFFSLPHVGYLYSVGKLVELISTYQYSERSEQAVLTPQFLHVITSLQCYTVRCSAAAARDEDPCIDTTVKACPPVTLDVCTLRMQLFIGPRAICHYKNHIILLTKADTEDITERRKPSRRMLSRKADNNRSRTISELEPGWNLYIINTVSTIQLYREMVDYSRTYENVRTETCIHLLSEAHLLVRAPIMDPSFFKSDDKEELLRAFRESCAFLGDCYSRFDTKDYHLALPYYRMSGLSVAEVLERLASESDEIQTYERGLIFYLTHSLNEELNEELSKELADKVLRIFYLADPMQLPHIICSPCMKNVCPLTAVKYLCKVEDIMPSVVLMLTKAFMALKMGDLTMYEREMNSHKEVRYTKSMNYPLFVNPRSMGCLVVVFYSKITFQLLLFLLIFCVGSTWCSEVTDPTRSLDLDLLLRVTYQYVWRISKKQLPETKPLKTTEDLINSCDHFGSIFPWVTFIMSMESPLDKDCPEDISKLQSILCGQSIDTTAALPILEPLAEAGNVGLTVRVLCSTRLGKHEESIDQLLRQCPAAAVLYAQHELKDDSRAVLWNKLLPELCERTRLTRSDCPVLISSLKEILSVVAMELELWDFLSLLPEDGTAPFFLPHLLHCSQRKQLMWTQ